The segment ACGAAATTCCAATACTATTAATTAAACCAATTAAAACAATGAAAAAACTAATTTTATTACCCGTTTTATTTGCGCTGTTAATTAGCAATGCTAACTTAGTAAGCGCTCAATCAGCAGAGATTCGTGATGTAAGAAAAAGAGAATTCCGTGGCGTACATGCCATTGTGAATAAAGAAACAGGGGAAGCTGCCGGCTACTATACTTTTTATGTGAATGAAAAAGTAGGTGGCGGAATGATCAATTTTGTAATTGCAATTTATGACCTGGAGCTGAAATTAATAAAACAAACCCCGATCACTATTTCCAAACGATCGACTGTGGATGGCAGTGAATTTAACGGAAAGGATTTCATGTTTGTATTTAAGGACGTTCCCAAAAAGAAACTGACCTATGTAACCGTTGACAGCAAAGGCGGGATCATTAAAACCAAAGGGATCGTGGAAAAAAAGTTTGCAGCTACTACCTCCGAAGTCTATCCTTCTGCAAACGATGCATTTTACATTGTAAAACCCATCAAAGAGAAGAAATGGGGCTATTCTGTAGCAAAAACAGACCGTAATATTAATACGCTGTGGGAAAAGAGGTTTATGCCTGAAAAAGGGTTCGTAGGCGTAGAAGCTATAGAATCAGGGGGTGACCGCATCATCGTGGTCCAGCTCATTAAGCCCAGTGCATTATCTAAAAAAGGAAAAGGCGAAATTGTATGCATGGATGACAAATCAGGTAATATTTTATATAAATATCCATTGTTTGACGGAGTAGTTACAAACGTCCCGTCTGCATTTTTGATAGACAGCAAAGGTAATATCGTTACCGGAGGCATGTATTTTGCAGGAGAAAGAATGAGCGGAAAAAATTCTGATGGGCTATTTTTCTTAAAGCTATCTCCTGAGGGTAAAAAATTAACCTACACCAGGGTTGACTGGGATGCCGGTATCCAGGAGCTTTTAAAAGCTACGTCAAGAAAATTTGCCATTGGCAGTAAGCCCAAAGTATTCTTCCATGACATCGTAGAATCAGAAGATGGGGGCTACCAGATAATTTCTGAAACATTCCGAAAATCTATGCCGGGCATAAGCAGCAGATTAAAAGATTTAATTACAGGCAGGTATATTGGTGATATTACTCAAGATTCCAAACCACTTAATTTTACGGTAATGGATTTCATTATTTTCAATTATGACGAGAGTGGAAAAATGAATAACATAAACAAAATTGCCAAAGATTATACTAAAGTAGTTTGTTATTATCCTTATAATAGTGTCTATTATGGAGGTTTAAAGCTGGCGAAAGTTGTTAAAAGTTATGGTTTTTTTGATTATGCTTTTACCACCACGCTCCCGGATTCCAAACAGGAAGTTATGATCTCAAGAAACATGGTCAGTGCAAATCCTCATATTGGAATAACAAGCATTGAGGTAGGCAAAGAATCTGAAACGCACAAGATCCCGATCAAAAGAGGCACCGCACGTATGACCGGTAAAGCAGCAAGCTTTATAGGCGCTATAAAATCAAAACCGGGTTATCTTTGTGTTTATTATTATGATAAGAAGGAGCAAACGGTGCATTTATACCTGGAGAAGATACAAATGTAAATAATAAAATGCCTATCCCGAGTACTCGGGATAGGCATTTCTCCTTTAGAACCCAAATCCAATTTTAACACCCAGGGCGATCACGGGTGCAACATTCTTTTTTATTTCATTAGTGGGGCCTGCAATACCCTGAGGATCTTTACAATCCCATCTATTAATGTTTTTAGACCTAAGGCCAATCCCGCCATAGGTATCAATAATTACCCTGTCAGCAAGGTAAAATATATAGCCGCCCGTAATTTTAAAATCTATCTGGGTTCTGCTTTCAGAATTAGGAAATATTGATGACGACCCGCAGCTTACTTCTGTGACATAATTTCTGAAGCGTACTTCAGGGCCAATATAAAAATCTTCCAAAGCCTTGGTATAAGTAGAAGGGTAAAATCTTGCGCTGGCTCTAAAGCTAAGGCCAATACTTGCTGTTCGCTTTGTTTGAGTAAAATTGGTATCAACGGTGAACGCATAATATATATAATCATATTGGGTGATCCCTATCCCTGCTTCTATAGCAAAGTGATCTGATACTCTACGCTCAATATAAATAGGAATATCACCATTTAATATCATCAGCGGGTTGACTTTTATCAGATTTTGAATGTTTCTGTCACGTTCCGCTTGTGTATAACCTACTTTAGAGTAGGTAACCGTAACAGTTTTATCTTGATCGGTATCTTCTTTGGGTTTGATCTCTTCCTTTGGTTCACTTTCAACAGAGGAGATCACCTCTTTTGTTCCGTTTTCATAAGTGATCATGAAAACTTTGTTCTTTGAAACGCTGATAAGCGGCCCATCGAGATGTTCAAATTTTTTATATTTAATTACATCTTCAGTAATTTCAATTACTTTTGACTTGATTTCACTGCCGTCTTTAAGCAATATCACGTCCTGGGATAAGGCTTTTAAACAAAACAATGAAAGCGCTATTGCTGCGAAAAAAAACTTATAGCTGCTCATATATTTTTTTATCTTGTGGTTTTTATTTAGGGAACAAAGATAAATAATTTTTTGATATATTATTTTTATTTTTTAAGTTTATCCAGAATTTATGTGCGGGGTTGATTAAACTGTATAATTTTGTAGTTATTATGCAATTAAAACAAATACTAAAAGACGTAAAAAACGAGCTGTTAAATCTCTACGGCAAACGTTTGAGCAAGCTGATATTGTACGGTTCGCAGGCGAGGGGGGAGGCAGCGGAATATTCGGATATTGATCTTTTGATCGTTTTAAAAGGCAGGATGAATAAAAAAAAAGAGACTGATAGAAGAGATATGATTTATGACCTTATATTAAAATATAATGCAGAGATCTCAGAGTTTGCGGTATCTGAAAATCGATATAAAACAAGCAACATGCCTTTTTATTTAAATGTTCGTAATGATGGTATTGATTTATTAAGATCTGGTGAAATATTAACGCCACAAAAAATGAAAAAAATTTATCATGAAAGAAAACTTAAAAATAACCGAATACTCAATAATAATTTTAATCCTATGAAATATCACAAGGAAATAAAAATATTAGTTAGCCTGTCAAAAGAGGAGTTTGAAGAATCTGAATTACTTTTTCAAGGTAGAAAATATAGAGGATCTGTATCAAGATGCTATTATTCTATGTTTCATTCTGCTCAGGCAGCTCTTTTTACAAAAAATATAGACCCTACTCACTTTCAACATAAAACTATAGTTTCAAAGTTTGGGGAACTTTTTGCTAAAACCGGTATTTTTCCAAAAGAAATGGGAAGATATTTAAGTAAAACTAAAGATAAAAGACTAAAAGCAGATTATGATTCTGCCGGTGGATATATTTCCAGCGAAGAAGCAGCCAAATATTTAGAAAATGGCAAAAAATTTAATCAAAGCATAGAAAATTATATCCAAAAAGAAATGAAAAAAGAAAAAAAATGACTATCCTTAAAGATAATAGGATCATCTTCAATATTAAAGGAATATGAAACAATATAATTGGTTATTGGTTTTTAGTTATCCCGCCTGCGATAGGCCTTCGGCGGGCAGGTAGTTTTAGTTTTTTTAGTTATTAGTTTTAGTTTATTGGTTTGTCCATCTTATGGTATAAAGCCCGGAACTGCAAACTAAAAGACTATAACCAGAAACTATCAAACCATAACCAATAACTAAAAACTAAAAACCAGATAGATATGTCTCTCTTAAAGGAAATCACCGTTCTGATAAAAAAAGAGCTTTTACTTGAATGGCGTCAAAAATATGCCATCAATGGCATACTCCTGTATGTGATCAGCACAGTACTGATTTGTTATTTAAGCTTTAACATAAGGCAGCACCAGCTAAATCCTGCCACCTGGAATGCTCTGTTCTGGATCATCTTATTGTTTACATCTATAAGCGCTGTTGCTAAAAGCTTTATGCTGGAACGTCCTGAACGGTTTATCTACTATTATACGCTGGTGAGTCCCCAGGCAATCATTTTCTCTAAAATAATCTACAATTCCTTTCTTATGCTGTTTATATCGCTGGTGTGCTTTGGGTTTTATACTATGGTGCTGGGTAATCCTGTTGTAAACAAAAGCCTGTTTTTAATAACCATATTGTTAGGAGCGATTGGGTTTTCTTCTACACTCACCATGGTTTCCAGCATAGCATCAAAAGCCAATAACAGCAGCACCCTGATGGCAATACTGAGCTTTCCCATAATTATCCCAATGTTACTCTTACTTTTAAAAATTTCTAATAATGCCATAGATGGATTAAGCGTAAGTCCTGACTGGATATACACCTTGATAGCGATAATTTTTATTGTTTGTTCGGTTTCTTTTTTGCTTTTTCCGTATATTTGGCGAGATTAAATAAACATTATATTTGTGTTGTTGTGAAACATTTAAATGGAGACGGATTTATTATTACTACCTATATAACTAACAAAATTAAAATTGGAAAAAAATATGAGACCGATAAAAATATATTATGACAAAATAGGGAACACTTTAAATGTGTGGTTCGATGATCCTAAAAAAGAAGTTATTTCTGAAGAAACTGCCGAAGAAATAATTTTGGTAAAAGACAAAAATAGTAAGGTCATTGGATTTGAAGTACTCAACTATTTATCTCCTGCAAAGAGCAATAAATTAAAGAAACTGTTAGTAGAAACAGAAATTACTACATAAGGATACAATTGATGGATCGATTTAAAAATTATTGGTGGAAAATATTAACGATTTTACTCTTGCTTTATACGATAATTGCTGGCTTTCTGACAGAAGTACCGCGCTTGGCCATTCTCCACGAAAGTATCCGCAATCTTTATTTCCACGTACCTATGTGGTTTGGCATGATCATATTACTTTCTATTTCTATGATTTATTCCGTCAAATATTTGAGAAACCCATCAACAAAAAATGATGATATCGCCTTTGAAGCAGCTAATGCAGGGATTCTTTTTGGAATTATGGGGCTGATTACAGGGATGGTATGGGCTCAGTTTACCTGGGGCGCTTTCTGGAGTGGGGATCCAAAACAAAACACATCAGCCATTGCCCTTCTTATTTATTTCGCTTATTTGGTGCTGAGAAGATCCTTGGACGAACAGCAGCAAAGAGCAAAGATCAGCGCGGTTTATAACATTTTTGCTTTTGCTGCGCTCATCCCTTTATTATTCATTCTTCCCCGACTTACAGACTCACTCCATCCCGGCAGTGGCGGTAATCCGGGTTTTGATATTTATGACCTTGATGGGAATATGCGTATGGTATTTTATCCTGCAATAATCGGGTGGACTTTACTGGGGCTATGGTTTATCAATTTAAAGGTAAGGATCAGGAATATTAGCAATAGAATGGTTGGGATTTGATAAAAGAAATGCCTAAAATTTTATTCCGAGTGCAGGGAATGGTGGCAGTGTTGGAACGAACGAGGAATCCCCTTCTTTTTATTCAGTGCTTTTATATTAGGAGATTCCTCGCTATTGCTCGGAATGAAATTTTAGGCATTTATATTATGGATTTAACACTGAGAAAAAGCTGGCTGCGCCTTAGCCTTTGTATTCTCCTGGCTCTTATACTTTGGCATTTACCTATCCCGCAGGGCATTACACCTAAAGCCTGGCATTACCTATCTATTTTTATCACCGTCATTATCAGTTTTATCCTGGCCCCTTTTCCCATGGGAGCAATGGTCTTAGTAGGGTTAGTAACGCTTACAGTTACCCAAACGATGACATTTGAGGATGCGCTGGCTGGTTATGGTAATAAAACGGTATGGTTGGTAGTAGCAGCATTTTTAATCGCAGGTGCCGTACGACAAACAGGCCTGGGGAGAAGGCTTGCCCTGATGCTTGTAACTCTTCTGGGAAAGTCAACACTTGGCCTTGGCTATTCGCTGTGTGGCGCTGAGCTTATACTTGGTCCGGTGGTGCCATCAAACACAGCACGTGGTGGCGGAATTCTTGCACCGATCATGCGCTCGCTCGCAGAAGCGCTGGGCTCACATCCGGACAAAGAGCCAAGACGAGCCGGTGATTATCTCGCCCTGGTAGGCGCTCACGCCAACCTCATAACATCCGCTATGTTCCTAACCGGAATGGCTGCCAATCCCCTGGTAGCACAGGCAGCTAAAGACGTGTTCAATGTTGATTTTAGCTGGGTAACGTGGGCGTTGGGAGTGCTGATCCCCGGGCTGGTAGGCCTTGGGCTCCTGCCGGTTTTTCTTTACATGCTTGCAAAACCAACATTGGTCAATGCACAGGCAGCACAACAAAAAGCAAGGGAAGAACTCAAGACCATGGGCCCCTGGACAACCGGAGAAAAAGTGATGGCAATAACCTTTGTGCTGCTTCTTGGGTTGTGGTCAACCTCAGGATGGCATGGAATGAAAGCAACACTTGTTGCATGGATAGGACTGTGTGTACTGCTATTGAGTGGCACTCAGAAATGGACTGATAGTAAGTTACATTCAATTACTCATTTCCCTTTATTTTTAATCAGGTAGTACAATTGGAAGATTGTATACACTATTTTTGTAGCTCCATAAATAATTCCAATAACTAAAAGTGCAAATTCTAATAGTGGATTAAATTCCAGATATTTTACAAATGCCACGATAAATAATATTAATCCTAAATCTAACAATGTATCTGTTGTATTCATAATAAATTTAGTTAAATTTGAAAATTGATTATTTAAAAATTTACAAAGATATTTCGTTACAAAATTGATAAAAAACTTTTCATAAAAAAATATTTCCACAAGTTTTGTCTATATATTTGAGTCCACTCTAAAAAGTCTTTTTTGCCACAAAAACACAAAAACACTAAATCCCACTAAAAATTAACTAATTGATTTTCAGGGTTTTGTGGGATTTAGTGCTTTGGTGTTTTAGTGGCATTTTTATTTTTTGGACTTTTTAGAGTGGACTCAAAAAACATTTTGAAATTCTCCAGCTTCTAATAGATCATTAATCTAAATGTTTAATCTCTTTACGCCATGCGCTACGCTCTATGCTCTATGCGCCTTAATATTTCTAATTAATTTTAACAAAGCAAATAGCCAAAGCCCATGCGAGCCCGGTGAAGGTTGTCAATTTTATTTATGTGAAGAGACCAAACGAAACTGCGGGAAGAAAGGCTACTTAATTAATTACGGCTATAAATATTGTAACCTTTTCAATGCTAAATACTACAACAGGTTCTCTCAAAGCGGGCAGGAGTGGGTGAGTAGAACTACCTGGTGTTTGCAAGACCAGTTCAATACATTTCCTGATTCACTTTCCTGTTCAGCATTTAAAAAAAAAGCAAGGAAAGATCATTTGGATTGCGTTCTTGAATCGGGCTACTGCAAACTGCCCAAAAAAGACAGAAGGCTTATTTTTAGAATCGTTGCCCGGAATCCCCGAAATTGGATCATAGGGCTCTCATATCTGAAAAGGATAAGGAAGTATTGCAAAACGATTGTTGAATGAAAAATGTGAGGTCAGAACTCTGACAAATTCTGTTAATCGCAATCCTTTTGGAGATAGCATAAAAATTTATCCCTTTAATTTTGACAAACCGCTTAGCTTATCGAATCGCTTCACGGGGCTTCGGTTTTATATAATACTAAATTAACAGATTGGGCAAAAAAACACCACTTATCCATTGGTAAACGTTATGCCGGTGAATTGGCCCGGAGAAAGAACAGAACTAAATCATATGATAAATTGTAGAATTATATATATTTGCGGATGATAATTTATGAATTAATCTCAAATGCTTATCTTTTATAAATATCTTTTTAAAGTAAAATCCCTGATTAAGAGGGCTTTCTTGTTTTTATTATTAACATTGTCTTTGAACTTAAATGCTCAGGATCCAGTTATTAAAAATACACAGGATTCATCAAATAGAAATACTGTCGAAATGGCTGATGCTTTAAGAAAAAGCGGGAAAATATATATAGTCGTTGTAGTTTTAATAATAATTTTAGGAGGTATGTTTTTATATCTCATCCGTATTGATAGAAAAATTGGGAGAGTGGAAGATGAATTACGAAATACGAATGATACGAATAGGGTATAATGCTAATATACTAAGCTCTTAAAAAGCATACTTTGATAACATGTTAACGACTTTTTTTGATGATTTTTTTTGAAATTTAAGTGATTTTAGTTCTTAGTTTATTGGTTTGTTTGTTATGGTTGGGTGGTTATTAGTTTTGGTTTTATGGTTTTTTAGTTTTTGATTTTGCAAACAATAATATCCTGGTTCAAAACCTGATTAGTGGTGGGTTGCAATTATAAAAAACTAACTAACCAAAACCAGTAACCAACTAACTAAAACTATTAACTAATAAACCAATAACTAAATTTTTTCCAAGACTTCGCACGTAATGTTAGTAAGTTCATAGTAGATTTCCCCGAAGGGCTTTTTTTATCCCGACAAGTCGGGAGAAAAAATTTAGTATATTAGCATTTTATTATTAGTATAATGAAAAGATCACATATAATAGCATTATTTGTCATTGCAGCAGGAATCGGGGTGATTATCTCTACTGCAGGGGATAGTAG is part of the Cytophagales bacterium genome and harbors:
- a CDS encoding ABC transporter permease gives rise to the protein MSLLKEITVLIKKELLLEWRQKYAINGILLYVISTVLICYLSFNIRQHQLNPATWNALFWIILLFTSISAVAKSFMLERPERFIYYYTLVSPQAIIFSKIIYNSFLMLFISLVCFGFYTMVLGNPVVNKSLFLITILLGAIGFSSTLTMVSSIASKANNSSTLMAILSFPIIIPMLLLLLKISNNAIDGLSVSPDWIYTLIAIIFIVCSVSFLLFPYIWRD
- a CDS encoding DUF2283 domain-containing protein, which gives rise to MRPIKIYYDKIGNTLNVWFDDPKKEVISEETAEEIILVKDKNSKVIGFEVLNYLSPAKSNKLKKLLVETEITT
- a CDS encoding ABC transporter permease yields the protein MDRFKNYWWKILTILLLLYTIIAGFLTEVPRLAILHESIRNLYFHVPMWFGMIILLSISMIYSVKYLRNPSTKNDDIAFEAANAGILFGIMGLITGMVWAQFTWGAFWSGDPKQNTSAIALLIYFAYLVLRRSLDEQQQRAKISAVYNIFAFAALIPLLFILPRLTDSLHPGSGGNPGFDIYDLDGNMRMVFYPAIIGWTLLGLWFINLKVRIRNISNRMVGI
- a CDS encoding DASS family sodium-coupled anion symporter; the encoded protein is MPKILFRVQGMVAVLERTRNPLLFIQCFYIRRFLAIARNEILGIYIMDLTLRKSWLRLSLCILLALILWHLPIPQGITPKAWHYLSIFITVIISFILAPFPMGAMVLVGLVTLTVTQTMTFEDALAGYGNKTVWLVVAAFLIAGAVRQTGLGRRLALMLVTLLGKSTLGLGYSLCGAELILGPVVPSNTARGGGILAPIMRSLAEALGSHPDKEPRRAGDYLALVGAHANLITSAMFLTGMAANPLVAQAAKDVFNVDFSWVTWALGVLIPGLVGLGLLPVFLYMLAKPTLVNAQAAQQKAREELKTMGPWTTGEKVMAITFVLLLGLWSTSGWHGMKATLVAWIGLCVLLLSGTQKWTDSKLHSITHFPLFLIR